The Porphyrobacter sp. LM 6 sequence CGATCCGATCCGCATCCGCGGCGTGTTCGTCCAGACGGGCGAGATCAATGTCGAGGTGATCGAGGTGGTCTCCGATGCCCCCAGCGCCTTCCACGAGATGCTGCGGGACGATGGCCAGCCGGTGCTGCACCACTGCGCGACCTTCGCCGCCGATTACGCAGGCGTGCGCGATCATCTGGTGGCTGAGGGCTATCCGGTGGTGAGCGAGTTCGGCTTTGCCGGACACCGGATCTGCTACGTCGATACCCGGCCGTTGCTGGGCTACATGACCGAGGTCTATCCCGATCTGCCGATCATCCGCGCGATGTATGCCGAAACGGTGGAGGCGACCAAGAACCGCCCCGGCGATCCTTCGATCACGCCGTTCACGACACCCCGTTAGGCGGGCAGGCCCGCGCGCCAGTCCTTCGATTTCGCCCAGTCGAGATGGCGGGTTGGCTCCATGCCGAGCAGGTCATGCGCGGCCTTGGGATCGACCACCAGCGGCGAGGTGGGCTGCGTGTTGTAGAAGGAATAGAACTTCGCCATCCCGTCATAGATGCTGAGCGGCGTCACCTCGCGCGATCCGGTCACCATCTCGCTCATGCGGGCGGCAAATTCCTCCGGCGCGAGGCTCTGGAAGCGCACCGGGCGGCCGATTGCCTCGGAGAGATTGGCGGCGACCTGATCGCCCACCAGCGCCTCCGGCCCGCCGAGCGGCACGTGCATTCCGTCGGCGGCATCGGTCTGGAGCGCGCGGCGCATCGCCTGCGCCACGTCTTCAAGGCACACCCAGTTGATCAGCAGGTCGGGCTTGGCCGGATAGGCGAAGATGCCCTCGCGCATGATCAGCGGGCGGTTCCACATGCGGTACTGGTTGTCCATGAACACCGTCGGTTCGATGAACACGCAAGGGATGCCGGTTTCCTCTAGCGCGCGTTCGATATCGCGGCGGCCATCATGCGCGGACAGGTCGAGATCGTGATCCGCGACAAAGCAGGCGGTGTTGAAGATGATCTTCTTCAGTCCTGCGCGCTTCGCCCCGGCGGCAATCTGCTGGCCGAAATGCGCGGCCCTGGCGCGGTCGAATTCGAACGGCAGATGGAAAGCGGCGGCATCTTGCCCTGCGAAAGCGTTCGCCATCGCATCGGCATCGGTGATGTCGGCAAACACGGTCGGCAGATCGGGAAATGGCGTGCCCGCCATCGCATCGGCGCGGCGCACCCCTGCGGTGACGGCGAAGCCGTGGGCGAGCAGTTCTGCCACCAGCGGCTGGCCCTGATCGGCGGGTGCGCCAAGGACGCAGACTTTGGTGATGCTCACGGAAAATGGCTCCTGTTCAGGCGCGCGCCGCGACCTCCGCCGCGTCGAAATAGTGGATGCGCAGCTCGCGCAGCAGTCCGTCCTCGAAGCATCCTGCCTCGCAGATGGTCTGGGTGAAGGGCGCAGAGCCGTCCTTGGGGTGCATGGTGAGGCGGATCACCATGACCGCCCAGGTGTCGCCCCCGGTGCAATCGAGCATTTCGAGCTTGGTGTCGGCCCAGGTTCCGTACATCGCGGCCGCACAGCGTTGCAGCGCATCCTTGCCCCGCCATTCGCCCGCGAAGGGGAGCGAGTTGGCCTCGTAGAGCACGAAATCGGGGTGGATCAGTGCCTCGACCGCATCCCAGTCGCGGGTGCCAGCGGTGGCATAGACCCTCGCCAGCATTTCACGAGGGCTGAGTCCTTGTTGCCCTACCGCTTCGCTACTTGAGGAGGTCATTGTCGCTCTACCGCTTCGCTACTTGAGGGCATTACTCCTCAATGGTCCCGATCAGATCGCCGACCTTGTAGACCGCGCCTTCCTCGCCCGTCGGGTGGATGATCCCGCTGGCCTGCGCCTCGATCTCGGTGGTGCTCTTGTCGGTTTCGACGGTGTAGATGATGTCGCCCTTCTCGACGCGCTCGCCATCGCCGAACATCCATTCGACGAGGGTCATTTCAACCGCGCTCATGCCGAGCTTGGGGATACGGATTTCCGATGCCATTTAGAGCTTGCCCATACTTGCTTTGATCTGTTCGATGATCTGGCCCTTGTTCGGGATCCACGCCTGTTCGAGGTGGCTGGCGAAGGGCACGGCGGAGAAGGTGCCGCCAACGCGGCGGACGGGGCCTTTCAGCGTATCCCAGCACTTTTCCTGAATGTTGGCAGCGATTTCAGCGCCGGTGCCGAAGGGGCGCACGGCTTCGTGCAGGGTCAGCGCGCGGCCGGTCTTGCGGACCGATGCCAGCACGGTTGCCTCGTCATAGGGCGCGATGGTGCGCAGATCGACGACCTCCACCGAAATGCCCTCCTTGGCGAGGTCATCGGCAACGCTGAGCGCATCGAGCACGGTGCGGCCATAGGTGATGATCGAGATATCGGTGCCTTCGCGCGCGATCGCCGCCTTGCCGAGCGGCACGCGGTAACCCGGGCCCGGATCCTCCGCCTTGAGGCCGTAGCACAGGATGTTCTCGATGAAGATCACCGGGTCATTGGCGTCGATCGAGGCGCGCATCAGCCCGCGCGCATCGGCCGGATTGCTCGGCGTCACCACGTGGATACCCGCGACATGAGCGAACCACGCCTCCAGCATATCCGAGTGCTGCCCGCCGAAGCCGACGCCCACGCCGGTGGTGGTGCGGATCACCATCGGGCACGGGGTCTGCCCGCCCGACATGAAGCGCAGCTTGGCCGCGTGGTTGACGATCTGGTCCATGCACACGCCGACGAAGTTCATCAGCATGATCTCGGCAATCGGACGCTGGCCGGCGAGAGCGGCACCGACAGCGGCACCGATGATCGCGGTTTCGGAAATCGGCGTCGCGCGGATGCGGTGTTCGCCATATTTCTCGGTCAGGCCCGAGGTGACCTTGAACACCCCGCCGCCCTGCTTGGCGGATACGTCTTCGCCGAGGCAGAACACGCCCGGATCTTCGGCCATCGCCTCGTCGATTGCGAGGTTCAGCGCCTGGGTCATGGTGATCTGGGCCATCAGGCGGTCTCCTCCAGCACGTCCTTGTAGATTTCGTCGGTATCCGGCAGCGGCGCGGCCAGCGCGTGTTCGACCGCCGCGTTGATCTGCGCGTCGATGTCGGCGACGATCGCGTCGAGTTCTTCCTCGGTGAACTGGTGCTCCAGCATCACCTTGCGCAGCTTGGGCAGCGGGTCTTCCGCCTTCATTTCGGCGATGTGTTCGGGCGGCATGTAGCTGAAGTCCGAACCGAAGAAGTGGCCCATCATACGGTAGCACATGGCCTCAACCAGCGTCGGGCCTTCGCCGCGGCGGGCGCGGTCGACCGCTTCCTTCACCGCGGGATAGACCTGGTGGACGTCGTTTCCGTCAACCGTCACCCCCGGCATCCCGTAACCCGCCGCACGCGACGCGATATTCGGGCTGTCGGTGTGGTCGGCGTAAGCCGTGTGCTCGCCATAGCGGTTGTTCTGGCACAGGAAGACGACCGGCAGCTTGTAGAGCTGGGCCATGTTCATCGCTTCGTGGAAGCCGCCGATGTTGGCCGCGCCATCACCGAAGCTCACCAGCGTCACGCGGCCATCGCCATTGTTCTGGCTCGCCATCGCAAGGCCGTTGGCGATCGGCAGGCCAGAGCCCACCACACCGGTCGTCACCATGATGCCCGTCTCGGGATCGGTGATGTGCATGGTGCCGCCCTTGCCCTTGCAGGTGCCGGTCGCCTTGCCGAGGCATTCGCCCCACCACTTTTCCATCGGGATGCCCTTGGCGGTCTGTTCGCCCTGCCCGCGATAGGTGCAGACGACGTAATCGTCCTTCTCCAGCGCCGCCATCGCCGCCGCCGAGACCAGCTCCTGCCCGCGCACGCAGTAATACATCACCGCCACCTTGCCGCCCATCAGCAGCTCGCGGAACTTCTCGTCAGTGCGGTTCACCTTCATCGTGCGGGTATAGATGTCGAGCAGCTTGTCGCGGTCGATTTGCGCCATGGAGAGTGGCCCTTCCTGTGTGGGGTAAAGCTTAGAACTGGACGCGCTGGGTGAACCCGCCGTCGACGACGATGTTCGCGCCGGTCATATAGGGCACCGCGGGGCTCGCCACGAAGACGATCGCCTTGGCCACTTCCACCGGCTCGCCGAAGCGGCCCATCGGCATCTTGGCGAGTGTCGCATCGAACAGCGGCCTCATGTGCTCCTCGATGATCTCCCAGTTGCCGCCCTTGTAGTAGATCGCGCCGGGCGACACGGTGTTCACGCGGATACCCTTGGCGGCATAGGCCTGGCTGAGCTGCGAGGCATAGGTGATCAGCGCCGCCTTGATCGCGTTGAAGGGGTTGGGCGCGATGAAGGTTTCGAGCGCGGCGGTCGAGGACAGCATCACGATCGATCCGGTGCCCGAGGCTTCAAGATAGGGCGTGAGCGTTTCGACCGCATAGGCCGCGCCCTTCAAATCCATGTCGAGGCAGGCCTGCCAGTCGCCCGCCCCGCCGGTGCCCGAGGCGCTGGCGGTGTGGACGAAGATGTCGCAGCCGCCGAGTTCCTTCACGGCCTTCTCGAGCCACGCCTGATAGGCTTCCGTGCCGCTCGCCATGTCGAACACTTCGGCAAAGACCTTGCCCGGCCCGGCCGCGTCGATTTCCGCGACGGCGGCGGCGATCTTGTCTTCCTTGCGGCTGAAGAAAGCGACGTCAGCGCCTTCGGCAGCGAACAGCTTCAGCGACTGCAGGCCAAGGCCATGCGCCCCGCCGTTCATGATGACCTTCTTGCCCTTGAGTCCCAGATCCATAGCGCCTCTCCCCGGCTAATTCGTGCAGACGCGAGGGGATAGCCCAGCGAGGGGGCGGGGCGTATCGTCAATTTTGTTGGGGTTGGGGGGGTCTTTGTGTTCCGCACGCCATCCGGCGCGCGAAATCCTCGCTCATGCGATCTGAAGGTCGGGTGATCCGCCCCCGGCGGTTCAGCTTCGCTTCCGCTGCGGGCGACCGGGCGGCTTCGAGCCTGGCACCAGAATGATGCGTCCTATGCTCAACCGATGTAAACGGGCTCAATCTTGCCGCTGGAGAGCTTCCAGATAACGTCCTGAGGTACCGGCAGGCTCAATGCTTCTGTCTTGGAAAGCCCGCTATATGCACCCCTGATGACCCGGCTAAACAGCCCGTGAGACACGGCGACCGTCACACCCCGCCGTTCTTCCAGCCAGCATTTTGCTCTCTGGAAAACGGCGTCATAGCTCTCCCCGTCAGGCGACTTGAAAAACCAATCGAACGGTGTGGAGCCA is a genomic window containing:
- a CDS encoding VOC family protein, producing the protein MSTLPVTLVQMAFLVPDLEAGCAALNRAYGWGPFLGGTEGVLADHVYRGQPADPIRIRGVFVQTGEINVEVIEVVSDAPSAFHEMLRDDGQPVLHHCATFAADYAGVRDHLVAEGYPVVSEFGFAGHRICYVDTRPLLGYMTEVYPDLPIIRAMYAETVEATKNRPGDPSITPFTTPR
- a CDS encoding SDR family oxidoreductase is translated as MSITKVCVLGAPADQGQPLVAELLAHGFAVTAGVRRADAMAGTPFPDLPTVFADITDADAMANAFAGQDAAAFHLPFEFDRARAAHFGQQIAAGAKRAGLKKIIFNTACFVADHDLDLSAHDGRRDIERALEETGIPCVFIEPTVFMDNQYRMWNRPLIMREGIFAYPAKPDLLINWVCLEDVAQAMRRALQTDAADGMHVPLGGPEALVGDQVAANLSEAIGRPVRFQSLAPEEFAARMSEMVTGSREVTPLSIYDGMAKFYSFYNTQPTSPLVVDPKAAHDLLGMEPTRHLDWAKSKDWRAGLPA
- a CDS encoding nuclear transport factor 2 family protein, whose amino-acid sequence is MLARVYATAGTRDWDAVEALIHPDFVLYEANSLPFAGEWRGKDALQRCAAAMYGTWADTKLEMLDCTGGDTWAVMVIRLTMHPKDGSAPFTQTICEAGCFEDGLLRELRIHYFDAAEVAARA
- a CDS encoding biotin/lipoyl-containing protein gives rise to the protein MASEIRIPKLGMSAVEMTLVEWMFGDGERVEKGDIIYTVETDKSTTEIEAQASGIIHPTGEEGAVYKVGDLIGTIEE
- a CDS encoding alpha-ketoacid dehydrogenase subunit beta, which encodes MAQITMTQALNLAIDEAMAEDPGVFCLGEDVSAKQGGGVFKVTSGLTEKYGEHRIRATPISETAIIGAAVGAALAGQRPIAEIMLMNFVGVCMDQIVNHAAKLRFMSGGQTPCPMVIRTTTGVGVGFGGQHSDMLEAWFAHVAGIHVVTPSNPADARGLMRASIDANDPVIFIENILCYGLKAEDPGPGYRVPLGKAAIAREGTDISIITYGRTVLDALSVADDLAKEGISVEVVDLRTIAPYDEATVLASVRKTGRALTLHEAVRPFGTGAEIAANIQEKCWDTLKGPVRRVGGTFSAVPFASHLEQAWIPNKGQIIEQIKASMGKL
- a CDS encoding thiamine pyrophosphate-dependent dehydrogenase E1 component subunit alpha, yielding MAQIDRDKLLDIYTRTMKVNRTDEKFRELLMGGKVAVMYYCVRGQELVSAAAMAALEKDDYVVCTYRGQGEQTAKGIPMEKWWGECLGKATGTCKGKGGTMHITDPETGIMVTTGVVGSGLPIANGLAMASQNNGDGRVTLVSFGDGAANIGGFHEAMNMAQLYKLPVVFLCQNNRYGEHTAYADHTDSPNIASRAAGYGMPGVTVDGNDVHQVYPAVKEAVDRARRGEGPTLVEAMCYRMMGHFFGSDFSYMPPEHIAEMKAEDPLPKLRKVMLEHQFTEEELDAIVADIDAQINAAVEHALAAPLPDTDEIYKDVLEETA
- a CDS encoding SDR family NAD(P)-dependent oxidoreductase, with protein sequence MDLGLKGKKVIMNGGAHGLGLQSLKLFAAEGADVAFFSRKEDKIAAAVAEIDAAGPGKVFAEVFDMASGTEAYQAWLEKAVKELGGCDIFVHTASASGTGGAGDWQACLDMDLKGAAYAVETLTPYLEASGTGSIVMLSSTAALETFIAPNPFNAIKAALITYASQLSQAYAAKGIRVNTVSPGAIYYKGGNWEIIEEHMRPLFDATLAKMPMGRFGEPVEVAKAIVFVASPAVPYMTGANIVVDGGFTQRVQF